The Rhodobacter sp. CZR27 genome includes a window with the following:
- a CDS encoding response regulator — MPYNVMIVDDAAMMRLYIASFIKTLPDFKVVAQAANGQEALDKLAAQPNVDLILLDIEMPVMDGMEFLRHAKLKTRAKICMLSSVAVSGSPHAARARELGADGVVAKPSGTVSHDLEEKTGDELARTMRTLMAA, encoded by the coding sequence ATGCCCTACAACGTCATGATCGTGGACGATGCCGCCATGATGCGGCTCTACATTGCCAGCTTCATCAAGACCCTGCCGGATTTCAAGGTCGTGGCCCAGGCCGCCAACGGGCAGGAGGCGCTGGACAAGCTTGCCGCCCAGCCGAACGTGGACCTGATCCTGCTCGACATCGAGATGCCGGTCATGGACGGGATGGAGTTCCTGCGCCACGCCAAGCTCAAGACCCGGGCCAAGATCTGCATGCTGTCCTCGGTGGCGGTCTCGGGCTCGCCCCATGCCGCGCGGGCGCGCGAGCTGGGCGCGGACGGGGTCGTCGCCAAGCCCTCGGGGACCGTCTCGCACGACCTCGAGGAGAAGACCGGTGACGAGCTGGCCCGCACCATGCGGACGCTGATGGCCGCCTGA